The nucleotide sequence GCTCATAGCCGTTGTTGTCGCCGAGCAACGAACCGGCCGGGGCGAGAAAATTGACGCCGTAGGCGATCGGGTAGCCGATCAGAAAATAGACCACGGTCGAGACCGACCAGTCGGTGAGAATCTTGACAAAGGCATTGACCTGGCTTTTCTGCCGGACGGAACCAACTTCAAGAAAGGCGAACCCGGCGTGCATGGCAAAAACCATGACTGCGCCGAGCATAAGAAAAAGAACGTCACCACCGTGACGCAGGGACACCATTGCGGACTCCATTGTCAGCAACCTCCTCGCTCAGATTGAATACCGGCCCCCAAGCCGGTTCCGGGCTCTTCTTTCAACATGCATACCAGCCGACGAAACGGCTGACATTCCCCGTCGCGGTTCATTTCCACCCCGCAATCTGTCGCTTTTTTAATCACCGATGGCTCCAAATTAAGCAGTACCTCACCCGCCCTAAACTACGGCTTTTTATGTTGTTTTGTCCTGCATTTTCTTCTTGACTAAACGTGTTGGGTTTTATATTGTCCTTTTCCGACACGTTCAGTGTTTTAAATACAATCGAAGCAGAGGCACATTCAACGATGGAATCAACGCAGCGCAGCCTGGCCAAGGCCATTTCATGGCGCATTATCGCAACGGTCATCACCGCCCTGATCGCCTATGCCATGACCGGCGAAATGACCTTCGCCGCCCAGATCGGGTTGGCTGACACCTGCCTGAAGTTTTTTGTTTACGTCGGCCACGAACGTCTCTGGAACCGCATCTCCTTCGGCCGCGAAAAACAGCAGCCCGAATACTACATTTAAAAAAGGGGCAGATCATGGGACATACCGCCGCAAGGTTGACAACCAACGACCCGCCCGCTGCGGAGGAAATCCTGCGGCAGGGTATCGCGCAAGCCGGGGGACCGGTGGCGCTGGCCTGTTCGTTCAGCGTTGAGGATGTCGCCGTTATCGACCTGGCGACCCGGGCGGGGCTGCCCCTCGGGGTCTTTGCCATCGACACCGGTCGTCTGCCGGAGGAAACCTACATCGTCGCCGAAACGGTTTCCCAGCGCTATGGACTGTCGATCGAATGGTATTTCCCCCAGGCCGAAGCGGTTCAACAGCTGGAACGGCAAAAAGGGCTCTTCTCCTTCCGTGAAAGCCTGGAAAACCGCCACCAATGCTGTGCGGTCCGCAAGGTCGAGCCGCTGCGACGTGCCCTGTCCGGGCTGTCCGGCTGGGTCACCGGCATGCGCCGCGCCCAGAGCGTGACCCGCAACGACATCCTGCCGATCGAGGTTGACCGGGCCCATGACGGCCTGTTGAAAATCAACCCGCTCTGCGACTGGAGTGAACGTCAGCTGTGGGATTATGCCCGCGAGCAACGGATTCCGATCCACAAACTGCACCGGCAGGGCTATCCGAGCATCGGCTGCGCCCCCTGCACCCGCGCCGTCAAGGAGGGAGAAGATGTCCGGGCCGGCCGCTGGTGGTGGGAAAACCCGGAGCACAAGGAATGCGGGCTGCATCGGTAAGAAAAAAAGCGGCTAAAGGCCAAGGGCCAAGGGCTAAGGAAAGAAACTCATGACACATTTGGAACAACTCGAAGCAGAGAGCATTCACATCATTCGCGAGGTGGCGGCCGAGTTCGAAAACCCGGTGATGCTCTATTCCATCGGCAAGGATTCGGCGGTGATGCTGCACCTGGCGCGCAAGGCCTTCTACCCGGCCCGCCCCCCCTTCCCGCTGATGCATGTCGACACCACCTGGAAATTCCGCGAGATGATCGCATTCCGTGACCGAATGGCCGCTGAATACGGCTTTGAACTGATCATTCACACCAACGAGGAGGGCGTGCGGCAGCAGGTCTCGCCCTTCACCCACGGCAGCGCCCTCTACACCGACGTGATGAAGACCGAGGGGCTCAAGCAGGCACTCGACAAGTACAAGTTCGATGCCGCCTTCGGCGGCGCGCGCCGCGACGAGGAGAAATCCCGCGCCAAGGAGCGGATCTTCTCCTTCCGCAACAAGCATCACCGCTGGGATCCGAAAAGCCAGCGCCCGGAGCTGTGGAACATCTACAACGCCAAGGTTCAGCCGGGAGAAAGCATCCGCACATTTCCCCTCTCCAACTGGACCGAACTCGACGTCTGGCAGTACATCTACAGCGAAAACATCCCCATCGTGCCGCTCTACTACGCCAAGGTGCGCCCGGTGGTCGAGCGGGACGGTCTGCTGATCATGGTCGATGATGATCGCCTGCAGCTGCGTCCCGGGGAAAAAATCGAGTACAAGTCGGTGCGTTTCCGTACCCTCGGCTGCTACCCGCTGACCGGCGCCGTCGAATCGACCGCCGCCACCCTGCCGGAAATCATCCAGGAGATGCTGCTGACCCGCACCTCCGAGCGCCAGGGCCGGGCCATCGACCACGACCAGGCCGGATCGATGGAGAAGAAGAAGGCGGAAGGGTATTTTTAAAATCAAACTGCGGCCAAAGGCTAAGGGCGAAAGGTCAAAGGGATCACACCCTTTAGCCTTGTGCCTTTAGCCCTTAGCCGAATTCGAGGGTTTATGAACAACCAATCCGAACTGATAAAAGACGATATCCACGCCTACCTGAAGGCCCAGGAAGAAAAATCGATGCTGCGCTTCATCACCTGCGGCAGCGTCGACGACGGCAAGTCGACCCTGAT is from Geothermobacter hydrogeniphilus and encodes:
- a CDS encoding DUF2061 domain-containing protein, with the protein product MESTQRSLAKAISWRIIATVITALIAYAMTGEMTFAAQIGLADTCLKFFVYVGHERLWNRISFGREKQQPEYYI
- a CDS encoding phosphoadenylyl-sulfate reductase, yielding MGHTAARLTTNDPPAAEEILRQGIAQAGGPVALACSFSVEDVAVIDLATRAGLPLGVFAIDTGRLPEETYIVAETVSQRYGLSIEWYFPQAEAVQQLERQKGLFSFRESLENRHQCCAVRKVEPLRRALSGLSGWVTGMRRAQSVTRNDILPIEVDRAHDGLLKINPLCDWSERQLWDYAREQRIPIHKLHRQGYPSIGCAPCTRAVKEGEDVRAGRWWWENPEHKECGLHR
- the cysD gene encoding sulfate adenylyltransferase subunit CysD; translated protein: MTHLEQLEAESIHIIREVAAEFENPVMLYSIGKDSAVMLHLARKAFYPARPPFPLMHVDTTWKFREMIAFRDRMAAEYGFELIIHTNEEGVRQQVSPFTHGSALYTDVMKTEGLKQALDKYKFDAAFGGARRDEEKSRAKERIFSFRNKHHRWDPKSQRPELWNIYNAKVQPGESIRTFPLSNWTELDVWQYIYSENIPIVPLYYAKVRPVVERDGLLIMVDDDRLQLRPGEKIEYKSVRFRTLGCYPLTGAVESTAATLPEIIQEMLLTRTSERQGRAIDHDQAGSMEKKKAEGYF